One part of the Glycine soja cultivar W05 chromosome 11, ASM419377v2, whole genome shotgun sequence genome encodes these proteins:
- the LOC114373263 gene encoding capsanthin/capsorubin synthase, chromoplastic-like, whose translation MGTSFMLFSPPPLLKPHQVPLTTPFPLPQNHHTASRNKRVHSTSKFGNFLDFKPENKPESLDFDLPWCHPSDRNRFDVIIIGAGPAGTRLAEQVSLYGVKVCCVDPDPLSVWPNNYGVWRDEFESLGLEDCLDKTWPMACVYVDDGKTKYLDRCYGRVGRRKLKERLVQGCVSNGVRFHKAKVWQVQHQEFESKVLCDDGVELKGSLVVDASGFASNFVAYDKVRHHGFQIAHGVLAEVDDHPFDLDKMVLMDWRDSHLGNEPYLRASNSRFPTFLYAMPFSSNLIFLEETSLVSRPVLSYMEVKRRMVARLRHLGIRVKRVLEDEKCLIPMGGPLPRIPQEVMAIGGTSGVVHPSTGYMVARTMAVAPVVAFAITQCLGSTRMIRGKQLHDKVWNSMWPIENRLVREFYSFGMETLLKLDLNGSRSFFDAFFNLKPYYWQGFLSSRLTLNELLWLSISLFGHASNPSRFDIVTKCPVPMAKMVGNIALEYIG comes from the coding sequence ATGGGCACTAGTTTCATGCTATTTTCTCCACCGCCTCTGCTCAAGCCTCACCAAGTACCCCTCACCACTCCATTCCCTCTTCCTCAAAACCATCACACAGCATCAAGAAACAAGAGGGTCCACAGCACCAGCAAATTCGGAAACTTTCTTGACTTCAAACCCGAGAACAAACCCGAATCCTTAGATTTTGACCTTCCATGGTGCCACCCTTCTGACCGCAATCGTTTTGATGTGATCATCATTGGTGCTGGCCCTGCAGGCACAAGGCTCGCCGAGCAAGTGTCCCTCTATGGAGTTAAGGTTTGTTGTGTTGATCCTGACCCTCTTTCTGTGTGGCCTAACAACTATGGTGTGTGGAGAGATGAGTTTGAGAGCCTTGGTCTTGAGGATTGCTTGGACAAAACATGGCCCATGGCTTGTGTTTATGTGGATGATGGCAAGACCAAGTATTTGGATCGGTGTTATGGGAGGGTTGGTAGGAGGAAGCTGAAGGAGAGATTGGTTCAAGGCTGTGTCTCCAATGGGGTTAGGTTTCACAAGGCAAAGGTGTGGCAAGTTCAGCACCAAGAGTTTGAGTCCAAAGTTTTGTGTGATGATGGGGTGGAATTGAAGGGGAGTTTGGTTGTTGATGCTAGTGGATTCGCAAGTAATTTTGTAGCATATGACAAGGTGAGACACCATGGTTTTCAGATTGCTCATGGTGTTTTGGCTGAGGTGGATGATCACCCTTTTGATTTGGACAAGATGGTTTTAATGGACTGGAGGGATTCTCATTTGGGGAATGAACCCTACTTGAGAGCTAGTAATTCAAGGTTTCCTACTTTCCTCTATGCAATGCCATTTAGTTCCAATTTGATATTTCTTGAGGAGACTTCCCTTGTGAGCCGTCCAGTGTTGTCTTACATGGAAGTGAAGAGGAGGATGGTTGCAAGGCTAAGGCACTTAGGCATTAGAGTGAAGAGGGTTTTGGAGGATGAGAAGTGTTTGATTCCAATGGGAGGACCTCTTCCAAGGATCCCCCAAGAAGTGATGGCTATTGGTGGCACTTCTGGGGTAGTGCACCCTTCCACAGGTTACATGGTGGCTAGAACAATGGCTGTGGCTCCTGTTGTGGCTTTTGCTATAACTCAGTGCCTTGGCTCCACCAGAATGATCAGGGGGAAACAACTTCATGATAAAGTTTGGAATAGCATGTGGCCAATTGAGAACAGGCTGGTAAGGGAATTTTACTCTTTTGGAATGGAGACTTTGTTGAAACTTGACTTGAATGGAAGCAGGAGTTTCTTTGATGCATTTTTTAACTTGAAACCTTATTACTGGCAAGGGTTCCTCTCTTCGAGGTTGACTTTGAATGAGCTTCTTTGGTTAAGCATATCACTCTTTGGACATGCTTCAAATCCATCCAGGTTTGATATTGTCACAAAGTGTCCTGTTCCAATGGCTAAGATGGTGGGCAATATCGCTTTGGAGTACattggatga
- the LOC114373621 gene encoding mitochondrial fission protein ELM1-like gives MRIKPILLPEPPSPTAARGTPDIFESGVHTLVRRAVVIGNGFPSSENHSIGLLRALGLSHDHLLFRVTRPRGGIDDWLHWFPLSLHRKFHYLISMFRAFSSKSNYLPLTSHPNGLSSILQADANHIVNLARETYEKEGPLLVVASGRDTISVASSIKRLAPDLVFVVQIQHPRSHLNRFDMVITPHHDYYPLTPEGQKQVPKFLRRWITPREPPDSHVVLTLGALHRIDFASLRSAAIAWQDVFANVPRPLLVVNIGGPTKNCQYGVDLAKQLATSLISVLGSCGSVRISFSDRTPQKVSNIIVKELGNNRKVYIWDGQEPNPHMGHLAWADAFVVTADSVSMISEACSTGKPVYIMGAELCRWKFTEFHKSLRERGVARPFTGSEDISENWSYPPLDDTADAARRVHEALAARGWKLKI, from the exons ATGCGAATTAAGCCAATCCTGCTCCCGGAGCCGCCCAGCCCCACGGCGGCGCGTGGCACTCCCGACATCTTCGAATCCGGTGTCCACACCCTCGTCCGCCGCGCCGTTGTCATCGGCAACGGTTTCCCCTCCTCCGAGAATCACAGCATCGGTTTGCTCCGCGCCCTTGGCCTCTCCCACGACCACCTCCTATTC CGCGTTACGAGGCCGAGAGGTGGAATCGACGATTGGCTCCATTGGTTTCCCCTCTCTCTCCATCGAAAATTTCATTACCTAATTTCCATGTTCCGCGCCTTCTCCTCCAAATCTAACTACCTACCCCTCACTTCCCACCCTAACGGCTTGTCCTCTATCCTCCAAGCCGATGCCAATCACATAGTCAATTTAGCTCGCGAAACTTATGAAAA gGAGGGACCGTTATTGGTAGTTGCATCTGGAAGAGACACAATTTCTGTTGCGAGTTCCATAAAACGTTTAGCTCCTGATCTTGTTTTTGTTGTTCAG ATACAACATCCAAGGTCTCATTTGAATAGGTTTGACATGGTAATTACACCTCATCATGATTATTATCCTTTGACTCCAGAAGGACAGAAGCAGGTTCCTAAGTTTCTTAGAAGGTGGATAACTCCACGCGAGCCTCCAGATAGTCATGTG GTTCTGACATTGGGAGCCTTACATCGAATAGATTTTGCTTCACTTCGCAGTGCTGCCATTGCATGGCAAGATGTGTTTGCAAATGTTCCAAGGCCATTGCTCGTGGTCAACATTGGAGGCCCAACAA AAAACTGTCAATATGGTGTTGACCTTGCAAAGCAGTTAGCAACATCTTTGATCAGTGTTCTTGGTAGTTGTGGGAGTGTAAGAATATCCTTTTCTGATAGGACTCCACAAAAG GTATCCAATATTATAGTGAAAGAACTTGGAAATAATCGGAAAGTTTATATTTGGGATGGgcaag AACCAAACCCACATATGGGGCATCTGGCTTGGGCTGATGCATTTGTTGTCACAGCAGATTCAGTTAGCATGATAAGTGAAGCTTGCAGCACCGG GAAGCCTGTGTATATTATGGGAGCTGAGCTTTGCAGATGGAAATTCACAGAATTCCACAAATCATTGAGAGAACGGGGAGTTGCTAGGCCTTTTACAGGGTCTGAGGAT ATATCGGAAAATTGGAGTTATCCACCCCTTGATGACACTGCTGATGCAGCTAGACGGGTTCATGAAGCGCTTGCTGCCCGAGGGTGGAAACTGAAGATATAG